A part of Oncorhynchus clarkii lewisi isolate Uvic-CL-2024 chromosome 17, UVic_Ocla_1.0, whole genome shotgun sequence genomic DNA contains:
- the LOC139369881 gene encoding macrophage-stimulating protein receptor-like encodes MVHWATQWLTCVWLQTVLASALDTCPSTAPSPVNFSVAYTMPFFQTKSPIQNIVTNSIYQEVYVASQNVVEAVNMSLEKVWELPTGPVGSPECKICNLCDVDKDPNFLENTDNEVLLLDTFFMYLYSCGSSQYGVCHFHQLKTDGQAPNKNSSKCLFRKESNSAAYCPDCLASPLGTKVTMVEEGQTVYFFVAATVNDSVTQRYGRKSISVRRPLATEDGFYSDVRGLTVLPNLRRTYNIEYVYSFFTQEFVYFLSVQRESPDQEFSPFQTRLGRLPRSEWEMRRYREVVLECRFEPKRRRKRNTVSGSEAFKDVVYNVVQAAHFGKAGRELADELGAEEEDDILYGVFAVTDDNGVTEHDSALCAFPMDNVNKAIDDGVDDCCKSGPEQLSRGLCHFQACESCPHESMENNATCRDHPSMVSKPYYRVDLFNKQMNDVLLTSLLVTTIENKTVAHIGTSTGRLLQLVLRRSSPTIFANYTLVENQRVSSIAAVYSSESLLFVVGDKVIQVPQRGPGCQHFMTCAMCLMAPEFMGCGWCSGVCSWKEECSGRWRNESCPPGITGFFPKMAPPDGQSELTLCGWEFQSPLRPAISSRTHLVRLGQTACAVLPLKSNNTHLVCKIRSGAIELSKPVNITVEVQEGKVEGRYSIDGNAEMPGFTFVIPNITEIQPNYGPRVGGTLITVTGPHLDAGKTRRVTLNGEPCPITSVTAPRGNMSSIICLSQPISEVRDVPLSVFIDKSPVLTTKVFYYKENPEVTAVLPDCSFDRGSKIIIEGKNLDSVYRTIIRFRPNESHLKPVTRECKGKSLPTRMECITPAFPREETEEGELSFDMDGAVGLWNGEFSYHPYGEPIPFETDGHVLRLYAGQDEVSLHHQKLNLVSSCMTITMTVGGVDCDAKVLDNEITCRIPRNVTISGLPVKISINGQVHNVGTVVLVSNHYMVGIVLGILGALVAGAVLAFVVMKHLRKQKKASQVETRLAHNHNRPGSSSVELSPVGDYRRVVLPQRPSSALGSPVVFPSPAYAAGSMDPTLTPLMPPEKISISSFRPELLEEVKDVLIPADMLIVQHHQIIGKGHFGTVYHGYFTDHNNREIHCAVKSLNRITDVEEVEQFLKEGILMKGFHHTNVLSLLGILLPQEGLPLVVLPYMKHGDLRHFIRCEKRNPTVKDLIGFGLQVAKGMEYLAHMKFVHRDLAARNCMLDESYTVKVADFGMARDVFDKEYYSVQDHRKAKLPVKWMAIESLQTQKFTAKSDVWSFGVLIWEMLTRGASPYPEVDPYDITHYLLKGRRLPQPQFCPDPLYAIMLQCWDPDPEMRPSFATLVSAVLTILSGLEGEHYISLKVTYVNLDQPRPYPALTESADECDSSDTEDTRSMSS; translated from the exons ATGGTCCACTGGGCCACCCAGTGGTTGACATGTGTCTGGCTCCAGACTGTCCTGGCCTCTGCGTTGGACACCTGTCCCTCCACAGCCCCTAGCCCTGTCAACTTCTCTGTGGCCTACACCATGCCCTTCTTCCAAACAAAAAGCCCCATCCAAAACATAGTGACCAACTCAATATACCAGGAAGTGTATGTTGCATCTCAGAATGTGGTCGAAGCTGTGAACATGAGTTTGGAGAAGGTGTGGGAGCTTCCTACAGGCCCTGTGGGCAGCCCTGAGTGTAAGATTTGCAATTTGTGTGATGTTGACAAGGATCCCAACTTCCTAGAGAACACTGACAATGAAGTATTGTTGTTGGATACGTTCTTTATGTATTTATATTCTTGTGGGAGTTCTCAATATGGTGTGTGCCATTTTCACCAACTTAAGACAGATGGACAAGCACCCAATAAGAATTCTTCAAAATGTTTATTCAGAAAAGAATCTAACTCTGCTGCCTATTGCCCTGACTGCCTTGCCAGCCCGCTGGGCACCAAAGTCACCATGGTGGAGGAGGGGCAGACTGTATACTTTTTTGTGGCTGCCACTGTCAATGACAGTGTTACACAGAGATATGGCAGGAAGTCCATATCAGTGCGCCGACCATTGGCAACAGAAGATGGGTTCTACAGCGATGTGCGGGGACTGACCGTTCTGCCTAACCTGCGCAGGACCTACAACATTGAGTATGTCTACAGCTTCTTCACCCAGGAGTTTGTCTACTTCCTGTCCGTCCAGAGAGAGAGCCCTGACCAGGAGTTCTCCCCGTTTCAGACTCGGCTGGGCCGCCTGCCGAGGAGCGAGTGGGAGATGAGAAGATACCGGGAGGTGGTTCTGGAGTGCCGTTTCGAACCCAagcggaggaggaagaggaacacGGTGAGCGGGAGCGAGGCCTTTAAGGATGTGGTTTACAATGTGGTGCAGGCAGCCCACTTTGGGAAGGCAGGCAGGGAGCTGGCAGATGAACTAGGGGCAGAGGAAGAGGATGACATCCTGTATGGAGTGTTCGCTGTCACAGATGACAACGGGGTCACAGAGCATGACTCAGCCCTCTGTGCCTTTCCCATGGACAACGTGAACAAGGCTATCGATGACGGGGTGGATGACTGCTGTAAGTCCGGCCCAGAGCAGCTGTCCCGGGGACTGTGCCACTTCCAGGCCTGCGAGAGCTGTCCTCATGAG AGCATGGAGAACAACGCCACCTGCAGGGACCACCCCAGCATGGTGTCTAAGCCTTATTACAGAGTGGACCTCTTCAACAAGCAGATGAATGATGTCCTGCTCACCTCACTGCTGGTCACCACCATTGAGAACAAGACCGTGGCACACATTGGCACCTCCACTGGACGGCTCCTGCAG CTTGTTTTGAGAAGATCAAGCCCTACTATCTTTGCTAATTACACCTTGGTAGAGAACCAGAGGGTCTCCTCCATTGCTGCTGTGTACTCGTCAGAATCTCTACTGTTTGTGGTTGGAGACAAG GTGATCCAGGTGCCTCAGAGGGGGCCAGGCTGCCAGCACTTCATGACCTGTGCAATGTGCCTGATGGCCCCTGAGTTCATGGGCTGTGGCTGGTGCTCTGGAGTGTGCTCTTGGAAGGAGGAGTGCAGTGGCCGCTGGAGGAATGAGTCTTGCCCCCCTGGTATCACCGGG TTCTTCCCCAAGATGGCTCCCCCTGATGGTCAGTCAGAGCTGACTCTGTGTGGCTGGGAGTTCCAGTCTCCCCTGAGGCCTGCCATCAGCTCCAGAACCCACCTGGTCAGACTGGGACAGACAGCCTGTGCTGTGCTGCCACTGAAGAGCAACAACACACA CCTGGTGTGTAAGATTCGCTCTGGGGCCATTGAGCTGTCCAAACCAGTTAACATCACTGTAGAGGTGCAAGAGGGGAAGGTGGAGGGCCGCTACTCCATCGACGGGAACGCGGAGATGCCAGGATTTACCTTTGTG ATTCCCAACATCACAGAGATCCAGCCCAACTACGGGCCTCGTGTTGGGGGAACTCTGATCACTGTGACTGGGCCTCACCTGGACGCTGGGAAGACCAGAAGGGTCACTCTGAATGGAGAGCCCTGCCCAATCACCAG TGTCACAGCGCCCAGAGGGAACATGTCCTCAATCATCTGTCTGTCTCAGCCCATCTCGGAGGTGAGGGATGTCCCCCTCAGTGTGTTCATAGACAAGTCCCCCGTCCTCACCACCAAGGTCTTCTACTACAAAGAGAACCCCGAGGTCACAGCCGTCCTCCCAGACTGTAGTTTTGACAG GGGGTCAAAGATAATCATTGAGGGGAAGAACTTGGACTCTGTATACAGGACCATCATCCGCTTTAGGCCCAATGAGAGCCACCTGAAGCCTGTCACCAGA GAGTGCAAAGGCAAGTCGTTGCCCACACGGATGGAGTGCATAACCCCTGCTTTCCCCcgggaagagacagaggaaggggagCTCTCCTTTGATATGGATGGAGCTGTTGGACTGTGGAATGGAGAGTTCTCCTACCACCCCTATGGCGAGCCAATACCCTTTGAAACTGACGGCCATGTACTTAGGCTGTATGCTGGACAAGATGAAGTGTCACTACAT CACCAGAAACTGAATCTTGTGAGTTCCTGCATGACAATCACTATGACAGTGGGAGGAGTGGATTGTGACGCGAAAGTTCTGGACAATGAAATCACCTGCAGGATCCCTAGAAACGTAACCATCAGTGGACTGCCTGTGAAG ATTTCCATCAATGGGCAGGTTCACAACGTTGGGACAGTGGTCCTGGTCAGTAACCACTACATGGTGGGCATCGTACTGGGGATACTGGGGGCCCTGGTGGCGGGGGCCGTGCTGGCCTTCGTAGTCATGAAGCACCTGAGGAAGCAGAAGAAAG CCTCTCAGGTGGAGACCCGTTTGGCTCATAACCACAACCGCCCCGGCAGCAGTAGTGTGGAATTGTCACCTGTAGGGGACTACAGAAGAG TAGTCCTGCCTCAGAGGCCAAGTTCGGCTCTGGGAAGCCCAGTGGTGTTCCCCAGCCCGGCCTATGCTGCAGGCAGCATGGACCCCACCCTCACCCCCCTCATGCCCCCTGAGAAGATCTCCATCTCcagctttagaccagagctcctGGAGGAGGTGAAGGACGTGCTGATCCCAGCAGACATGCTCATCGTCCAGCaccaccagatcatcggcaagg GTCATTTTGGCACAGTTTACCATGGCTACTTCACAGACCATAACAACAGAGAAATCCACTGTGCAGTCAAGTCATTGAACA GGATAACAGATGTAGAAGAGGTAGAGCAGTTTCTGAAGGAGGGCATCTTGATGAAGGGGTTCCATCACACCAATGTTCTCTCTCTGCTGGGCATCCTGTTGCCTCAGGAGGGGCTCCCCCTGGTGGTACTACCTTATATGAAGCACGGGGACCTCCGCCACTTCATACGCTGTGAGAAAAGG AACCCCACGGTGAAAGACCTGATTGGCTTTGGGCTTCAGGTTGCCAAGGGGATGGAGTACTTAGCACATATGAAGTTTGTGCACAGAGACCTCGCAGCACGCAACTGCAT GCTGGATGAGTCGTACACAGTGAAGGTGGCAGACTTCGGCATGGCCAGGGATGTGTTCGATAAGGAGTACTACAGTGTTCAGGACCACAGGAAGGCCAAGCTACCAGTCAAATGGATGGCCATTGAGAGCCTACAGACACAGAAATTCACTGCCAAGTCAGACGTA TGGTCCTTTGGGGTTTTGATATGGGAGATGTTAACCAGAGGAGCAAGCCCCTACCCAGAGGTGGACCCCTATGACATCACACATTACCTGCTGAAAGGCAGGAGACTCCCCCAACCACAGTTCTGTCCTGACCCTTT GTATGCCATCATGCTGCAGTGCTGGGACCCAGACCCAGAGATGAGACCCAGCTTCGCAACGCTGGTGTCTGCTGTCCTGACCATCCTGTCTGGCCTTGAGGGGGAGCACTACATCAGCCTCAAGGTCACCTACGTCAATCTGGACCAGCCACGCCCCTACCCTGCCCTCACAGAGTCCGCAGATGAGTGTGATTCCTCAGACACTGAAGACACACGCTCAATGTCCTCCTGA